The Lemur catta isolate mLemCat1 chromosome 8, mLemCat1.pri, whole genome shotgun sequence genome has a segment encoding these proteins:
- the LOC123643692 gene encoding tetratricopeptide repeat protein 30B-like, which yields MAGLSGSQIPDGEFTAVVYRLIRDARYAEAVQLLGGELQRSPRSRAGLSLLGYCYYRLQEFALAAECYEQLGQLHPELEQYRLYQAQALYKACLYPEATRVAFLLLDNPAYHSRVLRLQAAIKYSEGDLSGARSLVEQLLSGEGAEDSGAENEHDGHVNLGCLLYKEGQYEAACAKFFAALQASGYRPDLSYNLALACYSNRHYASALKHIADIIERGIRQHPELGVGMTTEGIDIRSVGNTSVLHQTALVEAFNLKAAIEYQLRNYEVAQETLTDMPPRAEEELDPVTLHNQALINMDAKPTEGFEKLQFLLQQNPFPPETFGNLLLLYCKYEYFDLAADVLAENAHLTYKFLTPYLYDFLDAMITCQTAPEEAFIKFDGLAGMLTEQLRRLTKQVQEARHNRDEEAIKKAVNEYDETLEKYIPVLMAQAKIYWNLENYPMVEKIFRTSVEFCNDQDVWKLNVAHVLFMQENKYKEAIGFYEPIVKKHYDNILSVSAIVLANLCVSYIMTSQNEEAEELMRKIEKEEEQLSYGDPDKKIYHLCIVNLVIGTLYCAKGNYDFGISRVIKSLEPYNKKLGTDTWYYAKRCFLSLLENMSKHMIVLRDSVIQECVQFLEHCELYGRNIPAVIEQPLEEGRTHTGKNTVTYESRQLKALIYEIIGWNI from the coding sequence ATGGCGGGGCTGAGCGGCTCGCAGATCCCCGATGGAGAGTTCACCGCCGTCGTGTATCGGCTCATCCGGGATGCCCGCTACGCCGAGGCGGTGCAGCTGCTGGGCGGGGAGCTGCAGCGGAGCCCGAGGAGCCGCGCCGGCCTGTCGCTGCTGGGCTACTGCTACTACCGCCTGCAGGAGTTCGCGCTGGCGGCCGAGTGCTATGAGCAGCTGGGCCAGCTGCACCCGGAACTGGAGCAGTACCGCCTGTACCAGGCCCAGGCCCTGTACAAGGCCTGCCTTTATCCAGAGGCCACCCGGGTCGCCTTCCTCCTCCTGGACAACCCCGCCTACCACAGCCGAGTCCTCCGCCTGCAAGCTGCTATCAAGTACAGCGAGGGCGACCTGTCAGGGGCCAGGAGCCTGGTGGAGCAGCTGctgagtggggaaggggcagaagaCAGTGGGGCCGAGAATGAGCACGATGGCCACGTCAACCTGGGTTGTTTGCTCTACAAGGAGGGACAGTATGAAGCAGCGTGTGCCAAGTTCTTTGCGGCCCTGCAGGCCTCGGGATACCGACCTGACCTTTCCTACAACCTGGCTCTGGCCTGTTACAGCAACCGGCACTATGCCTCAGCGTTGAAGCATATTGCTGATATTATTGAGCGTGGCATCCGCCAGCACCCAGAGCTAGGTGTGGGCATGACCACTGAAGGCATTGACATTCGCAGTGTTGGCAACACTTCAGTCCTCCACCAGACTGCTCTGGTGGAAGCCTTCAACCTCAAGGCAGCCATAGAATACCAACTGAGAAACTATGAGGTAGCCCAAGAAACCCTGACTGACATGCCACCTAGGGCAGAGGAAGAGTTGGACCCTGTGACCCTGCACAACCAGGCACTAATAAACATGGATGCCAAGCCTACAGAAGGATTTGAAAAGCTACAGTTTTTGCTCCAACAGAATCCCTTCCCCCCAGAGACTTTTGGCAACCTGTTGCTGCTCTACTGTAAATATGAGTATTTTGACCTGGCAGCAGATGTCCTGGCAGAAAATGCCCATCTGACATATAAATTCCTCACACCCTATCTCTACGACTTCTTGGATGCCATGATCACTTGCCAGACAGCTCCTGAGGAGGCTTTCATTAAGTTTGATGGGCTAGCAGGGATGCTGACTGAGCAGCTTCGGAGACTCACCAAACAAGTACAGGAAGCAAGACACAATAGAGATGAGGAAGCCATCAAAAAGGCAGTTAATGAATATGATGAAACTCTAGAGAAGTATATTCCCGTGTTGATGGCTCAGGCAAAAATCTACTGGAACCTTGAAAATTATCCCATGGTGGAGAAGATCTTTCGCACATCTGTGGAATTCTGTAATGACCAGGATGTGTGGAAGCTGAATGTGGCTCATGTTCTGTTCATGcaggaaaacaaatacaaagaagcCATCGGTTTCTATGAACCTATAGTCAAGAAGCATTATGATAACATCCTGAGTGTCAGTGCTATTGTATTAGCTAACCTCTGTGTTTCATATATTATGACAAGTCAAAATGAAGAAGCTGAGGAGTTGATGCGGAAgatagagaaggaggaagagcagctgTCTTATGGTGACCCAGATAAGAAAATCTACCATCTCTGCATTGTGAATTTGGTAATAGGCACTCTTTATTGTGCCAAAGGGAATTATGACTTTGGTATTTCTCGAGTTATCAAAAGCTTAGAACCTTATAATAAAAAACTTGGAACTGATACCTGGTATTATGCCAAAAGATGTTTCCTGTCCTTGTTAGAAAACATGTCAAAACACATGATAGTGCTTCGTGACAGTGTTATTCAAGAATGTGTCCAGTTTCTAGAACACTGTGAGCTTTATGGCAGAAATATACCTGCTGTTATAGAACAACCTCTGGAAGAAGGAAGAACGCATACTGGAAAGAATACAGTCACGTATGAGTCCAGACAGTTGAAAGctttaatttatgaaattatagGATGGAATATTTAA
- the LOC123643693 gene encoding tetratricopeptide repeat protein 30B-like, producing MAGLSGSQIPDGEFTAVVYRLIRDARYAEAVQLLGGELQRSPRSRAGLSLLGYCYYRLQEFALAAECYEQLGQLHPELEQYRLYQAQALYKACLYPEATRVAFLLLDNPAYHSRVLRLQAAIKYSEGDLSGARSLVEQLLSGEGAEDSGAENEHDGHVNLGCLLYKEGQYEAACAKFFAALQASGYRPDLSYNLALACYSNRHYASALKHIADIIERGIRQHPELGVGMTTEGIDIRSVGNTLVLHQTALVEAFNLKAAIEYQLKNYEAAQEALTDMPPRAEEELDPVTLHNQALMNMDAKPTEGFEKLQFLLQQNPFPPETFGNLLLLYCKYEYFDLAADVLAENAHLTYKFLTPYLYDFLDAMITCQTAPEEAFIKLDGLAGMLTEQLRRLTKQVQEARHNRDEETIIKAVNEYDDTIYKYIPVLMAQAKIYWNLENYPMVEKIFRTSVEFCNDQDVWKLNVAHVLFMQENKYKEAIGFYEPIVKKHYDNILSVSAIVLANLCVSYIMTSQNEEAEELMRKIEKEEEQLSYGDPDKKIYHLCIVNLVIGTLYCAKGNYDFGISRVIKSLEPYNKKLGTDTWYYAKRCFLSLLENMSKHMIVLRDSVIQECVQFLEHCELYGRNIPAVIEQPLKEGRMHTGKNTVTYESRQLKALIYEIIGWNI from the coding sequence ATGGCGGGGCTGAGCGGCTCGCAGATCCCCGATGGAGAGTTCACCGCCGTCGTGTATCGGCTCATCCGGGATGCCCGCTACGCCGAGGCGGTGCAGCTGCTGGGCGGGGAGCTGCAGCGGAGCCCGAGGAGCCGCGCCGGCCTGTCGCTGCTGGGCTACTGCTACTACCGCCTGCAGGAGTTCGCGCTGGCGGCCGAGTGCTATGAGCAGCTGGGCCAGCTGCACCCGGAACTGGAGCAGTACCGCCTGTACCAGGCCCAGGCCCTGTACAAGGCCTGCCTTTATCCAGAGGCCACCCGGGTCGCCTTCCTCCTCCTGGACAACCCCGCCTACCACAGCCGAGTCCTCCGCCTGCAAGCTGCTATCAAGTACAGCGAGGGCGACCTGTCAGGGGCCAGGAGCCTGGTGGAGCAGCTGctgagtggggaaggggcagaagaCAGTGGGGCCGAGAATGAGCACGATGGCCACGTCAACCTGGGTTGTTTGCTCTACAAGGAGGGACAGTATGAAGCAGCGTGTGCCAAGTTCTTTGCGGCCCTGCAGGCCTCGGGATACCGACCTGACCTTTCCTACAACCTGGCTCTGGCCTGTTACAGCAACCGGCACTATGCCTCAGCGTTGAAGCATATTGCTGATATTATTGAGCGTGGCATCCGCCAGCACCCAGAGCTAGGTGTGGGCATGACCACTGAAGGCATTGACATTCGCAGTGTTGGCAACACTTTAGTCCTCCACCAGACTGCTCTGGTGGAAGCCTTCAACCTCAAGGCAGCCATAGAATACCAACTGAAAAACTATGAAGCGGCTCAGGAAGCCCTCACTGACATGCCACCTAGGGCAGAGGAAGAGTTGGACCCTGTGACCCTGCACAACCAGGCACTAATGAACATGGACGCCAAGCCTACAGAAGGATTTGAAAAGCTACAGTTTTTGCTCCAACAGAATCCCTTCCCCCCAGAGACTTTTGGCAACCTGTTGCTGCTCTACTGTAAATATGAGTATTTTGACCTGGCAGCAGATGTCCTAGCAGAAAATGCCCATCTGACATATAAATTCCTCACACCCTATCTCTACGACTTCTTGGATGCCATGATCACTTGCCAGACAGCTCCTGAGGAGGCTTTCATCAAGCTTGATGGGCTAGCAGGGATGCTGACTGAGCAGCTTCGGAGACTCACCAAACAAGTACAGGAAGCAAGACACAatagagatgaggaaacaatCATAAAGGCAGTGAATGAATATGATGACACCATTTACAAGTATATTCCCGTGTTGATGGCTCAGGCAAAAATCTACTGGAACCTTGAAAATTATCCCATGGTGGAGAAGATCTTTCGCACATCTGTGGAATTCTGTAATGACCAGGATGTGTGGAAGCTGAATGTGGCTCATGTTCTGTTCATGcaggaaaacaaatacaaagaagcCATCGGTTTCTATGAACCTATAGTCAAGAAGCATTATGATAACATCCTGAGTGTCAGTGCTATTGTATTAGCTAACCTCTGTGTTTCATATATTATGACAAGTCAAAATGAAGAAGCTGAGGAGTTGATGCGGAAgatagagaaggaggaagagcagctgTCTTATGGTGACCCAGATAAGAAAATCTACCATCTCTGCATTGTGAATTTGGTAATAGGCACTCTTTATTGTGCCAAAGGAAATTATGACTTTGGTATTTCTCGAGTTATCAAAAGCTTGGAACCTTATAATAAAAAACTTGGAACTGATACCTGGTATTATGCCAAAAGATGTTTCCTGTCCTTGTTAGAAAACATGTCAAAACACATGATAGTGCTTCGTGACAGTGTTATTCAAGAATGTGTCCAGTTTCTAGAACACTGTGAGCTTTATGGCAGAAATATACCTGCTGTTATAGAACAACCtctgaaagaaggaagaatgcATACTGGAAAGAATACAGTCACATATGAGTCCAGACAGTTGAAAGCTTTAATTTATGAGATTATAGGATGGAATATATAG